In Thermococcus chitonophagus, the genomic stretch TGGAAGTATAGATCTCCTCCGTACGGAGGCCTGGGATTGACTTGAACCTAGAAACTAAAACCATGACTAAAACAATAGGAAACGAGAAAAAAGGACAAAGGGCCGGGTCAGACGACTGTTTATTCATCATGCCTCAGCACTCGGCAAAGTCATCATCCCTGGGTTACAGGTGCTGAATTGGAGTTTCAGCACCACACGCCTCGCACTTGAGGAAGTAGAACCTGTCTCTCTTGATGATCTTCGTATCGGGACTACCACAGACGGGACAGATAACGTACTCCTTAATGTACTTCTTCAGCTTGTTTGCTATAAGGTAGGGAGTAAACCTACCCTGGAGGATCACCCTCTTGCCCTCAAGCGTTCCGGCGGTAGCTATCTCCCTGAGCAGGAACTTGAGGAGGTGCTGTGGATCCCTGTTTAGGGCTTCTGCTATATCCTTAAAGTTCTCAATTATCGTCTTGTTACCCTCAATAGTTACAAGGGCCCCAGGAACCTCGAAACGTGACTTGTGGTGCTTAACGTTCTCCGGAAGCTCTTCGTATGCCTTCTCAAGCAATTTTTCATAATCGTAATAGTCAATCTCCATTATATCTCACCCCCATTCCTGAGTATTTGTCCTCGTATATAAATCAGACGGTCTCAGAGCAACTTGTAATAGCCGGTTTCGGGCATGTATATCTGGCCCTGCTGGAGCAACTTTTCTATTATCTCC encodes the following:
- a CDS encoding translation initiation factor IF-2 subunit beta, which gives rise to MEIDYYDYEKLLEKAYEELPENVKHHKSRFEVPGALVTIEGNKTIIENFKDIAEALNRDPQHLLKFLLREIATAGTLEGKRVILQGRFTPYLIANKLKKYIKEYVICPVCGSPDTKIIKRDRFYFLKCEACGAETPIQHL